In one Brassica oleracea var. oleracea cultivar TO1000 chromosome C9, BOL, whole genome shotgun sequence genomic region, the following are encoded:
- the LOC106315506 gene encoding phototropin-2 isoform X1 — protein sequence MERPRAPPSIFTDLEPLSERKSLEVFNPSSGKEVNGSASASSSSKPHDENGKGSSSKWMEFQDTAKLAERTAEWGLSAVKPDSGEDGISFKVSSEVDRSKTSRRSSEESSSSESGAFPRVSQELKTALSTLQQTFVVSDATQPHCPIVYASSGFFTMTGYSSKEIVGRNCRFLQGPDTDQKEVAKIRDAVKNGKSYCGRLLNYKKDGTPFWNLLTITPIKDDQGNTIKFIGMQVEVSKYTEGVNDKALRPNGLSKSLIRYDARQKEKALDSITEVVQTVRHRKSQVRDSVSNDVMVTPGSTTTTTPVRQAIQPDEASKSARTPGRVSTPAKSKSKSLDAPSVEPEELMLSTEVIEPRDSWDRLERERDIRQGIDLATTLERIEKNFVISDPRLPDTPIIFASDSFLELTEYTREEILGRNCRFLQGPETDQATVQKIRDAIREQREITVQLINYTKSGKKFWNLFHLQPMRDQKGELQYFIGVQLDGSDHVEPLRNRLSERTEMQSSKLVKATATNVDEAVRELPDANMRPEDLWAAHSKPVYPLPHKKESTSWKAIQKIQASGETVGLHHFKPIKPLGSGDTGSVHLVELKGTGELYAMKAMEKTMMLNRNKVHRACIEREIISLLDHPFLPTLYASFQTSTHVCLITDFCPGGELFALLDRQPMKFLSEDSARFYAAEVVIGLEYLHCLGIVYRDLKPENILLMKDGHIVLADFDLSFMTACTPQLIIPPAPSKRRRSKSQPLPTFVAEPNAQSNSFVGTEEYIAPEIITGSGHTSAIDWWALGILLYEMLYGRTPFRGKNRQKTFANILHKDLTFPSSIPVSLVGRQLINMLLNRDPSSRLGSKGGTNEIKQHAFFRGINWPLIRGMSPPPLEAPLRIIEKDPKAKDINWEDDGVLVNSIDIDLF from the exons ATGGAGAGGCCAAGAGCCCCTCCGTCTATCTTCACGGATTTAGAGCCATTAAGTGAACGCAAATCCCTTGAGGTTTTCAACCCCTCGAGTGGTAAAGAGGTAAACGGATCAGCTTCAGCTTCTTCTTCATCAAAGCCTCACGATGAAAATGGAAAAGGAAGCAGCAGTAAGTGGATGGAGTTTCAAGATACTGCAAAGTTAGCAGAGAGAACTGCCGAGTGGGGTTTATCAGCTGTTAAGCCTGACTCAGGAGAAGATGGCATTAGTTTCAAGGTGTCTAGTGAAGTGGACCGAAGCAAGACGTCTAGGAGGTCATCTGAAGAATCATCATCTTCTGAATCTGGGGCCTTTCCTAGAGTGTCGCAGGAGCTCAAAACCGCTCTTTCCACGTTGCAGCAGACTTTTGTCGTCTCTGATGCTACACAGCCACACTGTCCCATAGTATATGCCAGCAGTGGATTCTTCACCATGACTGGTTATTCTTCGAAAGAGATTGTTGGAAGAAACTG CCGGTTTCTGCAAGGGCCTGACACAGACCAGAAAGAGGTTGCCAAAATCAGAGATGCTGTCAAGAATGGAAAGAGTTACTGTGGAAGGCTCTTGAACTACAAAAAGGACGGAACTCCCTTTTGGAATCTTCTCACAATCACTCCTATTAAGGATGACCAAGGCAACACCATCAAATTCATTGG GATGCAGGTTGAAGTAAGCAAATACACAGAAGGCGTGAACGATAAAGCATTGAGGCCTAATGGACTCTCCAAATCCCTGATCCGATATGATG CTCGCCAGAAGGAGAAAGCTTTGGATTCCATTACTGAGGTCGTGCAAACAGTGAGACATCGCAAGTCTCAAGTGCGAGATTCAGTGAGCAATGATGTAATGGTGACGCCTGGTAGTACTACTACCACTACACCTGTTAGACAAGCTATACAACCAGATGAGGCTTCAAAGTCAGCCAGAACACCTGGACGTGTTTCTACTCCAGCGAA GTCAAAGAGCAAATCACTTGATGCTCCTAGTGTGGAACCTGAAGAATTGATGTTGAGCACAGAAGTAATAGAGCCGAGGGACAGTTGGGACCGTTTAGAAAGAGAAAGGGATATTCGTCAAGGGATTGATCTGGCTACCACTCTTGAGCGCATAGAGAAGAATTTCGTCATCAGTGATCCTCGTCTTCCTGATACTCCTATT ATATTTGCATCAGACAGCTTTCTTGAACTGACAGAGTATACACGTGAGGAAATTTTGGGGAGAAACTGTCG GTTTCTTCAGGGGCCAGAGACAGATCAAGCGACTGTCCAGAAGATAAGAGACGCAATTAGAGAGCAAAGGGAGATAACTGTCCAGTTGATAAACTACACGAAGAGCG GAAAGAAATTCTGGAACTTATTCCACTTGCAACCTATGCGTGATCAAAAG GGAGAGCTTCAATACTTCATCGGTGTGCAGCTTGATGGAAGTGATCATGTGGAACCTCTCCGAAACCGTTTATCTGAGAGAACAGAGATGCAGAGTTCTAAACTG GTGAAAGCTACAGCAACAAATGTAGATGAAGCTGTCAGAGAACTTCCAGATGCTAATATG CGGCCTGAAGACCTGTGGGCTGCACACTCAAAACCTGTCTATCCTTTGCCTCACAAGAAGGAGAGTACGTCCTGGAAAGCAATACAGAAG ATCCAAGCAAGTGGAGAAACAGTAGGACTACACCATTTCAAGCCAATAAAACCGTTGGGCTCTGGTGATACTGGCAG TGTCCATTTGGTTGAACTGAAAGGCACAGGTGAGTTGTATGCCATGAAGGCAATGGAGAAAACCATGATGTTGAATCGTAACAAG GTTCACAGAGCATGCATCGAAAGAGAAATCATTTCCCTTCTGGATCATCCTTTCCTTCCCACTCTCTACGCTTCCTTTCAG ACATCTACGCATGTTTGTTTGATTACAGACTTCTGCCCCGGTGGAGAGTTGTTTGCACTGCTTGACAGACAACCGATGAAATTTTTGTCGGAGGATTCAGCAAG GTTCTATGCAGCAGAGGTCGTTATTGGCTTAGAATATCTTCACTGCTTAG GAATAGTGTACCGAGACCTGAAGCCTGAAAATATACTGCTCATGAAGGATGGACACATTGTATTAGCAGACTTTGATCTATCATTCATGACGGCCTGCACACCCCAG CTTATTATTCCACCTGCACCTAGCAAACGAAGGAGATCCAAGAGTCAACCATTACCGACATTTGTTGCAGAACCAAACGCCCAGTCAAACTCGTTTGTAGGGACTGAAGAATACATTGCGCCT GAGATAATCACGGGCTCTGGGCATACGAGTGCTATTGATTGGTGGGCACTAGGTATCTTGTTGTATGAGATGCTTTATGGTCGCACACCTTTCAGGGGTAAGAATAGGCAGAAAACATTTGCCAACATCTTGCACAAAGATCTCACCTTCCCCAGCAGTATCCCT GTAAGTCTTGTAGGTAGACAGTTGATCAACATGTTGCTAAATAGAGATCCAAGCAGTCGGTTAGGATCCAAAGGTGGGACAAATGAGATAAAACAGCATGCTTTCTTCCGCGGGATCAATTGGCCTCTCATACGAGGCATG AGCCCTCCACCATTGGAAGCACCGTTGCGTATAATAGAGAAAGATCCGAAAGCCAAAGATATAAACTGGGAAGATGATGGGGTGCTTGTGAATTCTATTGACATTGATCTCTTCTAA
- the LOC106315509 gene encoding uncharacterized protein LOC106315509: MEEEKKKEGSYRYWVREATADAAPPPPPQKLTNNDVVASNAPALGSLWNQAGTWEEKNITKWATDRLKELLVSVGSLQFSSGKAEIIDVNRCVGDAFLVTVRNKKRVGYTYELSLKVQGEWSFEEDTKKVKGSLDIPEFSFGELDDLEVNVKLSEDKELSQKLKQQVGLDMKQFLEPIRLKLGQFEQELKDR; this comes from the exons ATGGAGGAGGAGAAGAAGAAAGAGGGATCGTATAGGTACTGGGTGAGAGAAGCCACAGCGGACGCAGCTCCTCCTCCTCCGCCACAGAAGCTCACCAACAACGACGTCGTCGCTTCCAATGCTCCTGCCCTCGGCTCCCTATGGAATCAG GCTGGCACTTGGGAGGAAAAAAATATCACGAAATGGGCCACTGATCGATTAAAG GAGCTGCTGGTGTCAGTGGGTTCATTGCAATTCTCTTCTGGAAAAGCTGAGATTATAGATGTTAACAGATGTGTTGGAGAT GCTTTCTTGGTCACAGTCCGGAACAAGAAAAGAGTTGGCTATACTTACGAGCTTTCCCTCAAAGTCCAAG GAGAGTGGTCTTTTGAAGAGGACACGAAAAAGGTGAAGGGGAGTCTCGACATTCCTGAGTTCTCATTCGGCGAGCTTGATGATCTTGAG GTGAACGTGAAGCTCAGTGAAGACAAAGAGCTTTCCCAGAAACTGAAGCAGCAAGTTGGGTTGGATATGAAGCAGTTCCTGGAGCCTATACGCCTGAAACTTGGCCAGTTCGAGCAGGAACTCAAAGATCGATAG
- the LOC106315507 gene encoding dentin sialophosphoprotein isoform X1 encodes MEGGGGVRLHVGGLGESVGRDDLLKIFSPMGSVEAVEFVRTKGRSFAYIDFSPASENSLTKLFSTYNGCKWKGGKLRLEKAKEHYMARLKREWAESASVSASSDDTVKAPEESPPSTHLNIFFPRLRKVKAMPLSGTGKHKYSFQRVAVPSLLPKTFCDCEEHSASLTPQETHARDVEALNVGINVEEVNIMNSVMNKLLQKDDSVISEKDDIIVDTKDNILINVVSNGKDMMDAELSNLSRKRKSMLDQTPAEGYTEGQKGNHLHPNKKRQPIIPEGSGRQEGSQAIREKKKPSEVDPDEPSRTTGVKKANDNISWSQKSSWKALVANGNSSNFSVSSFLPDVSSSKAVQPASDTDVEGSDHSESEDTDVVDSDHSESEDDDVEGSDHLESEDADVVVSDHSGSEDADIEGSYHSESEDNDGVGSDHSESEDADVDGSEHSVSEDTDVADINVDAETEELAASTEGDSEDGSLNVEEDENAAENLNAENESLDHDMDEEETEKGQLEASKKSAGGSLWLQKASWTQLVRDQNASFSITQLFPNLPPEKTEADRVNNSGDGQFTYSNQSGSANGVEAAGVHGASSSTPLRSLKENQQTLKAKNVSGGSRLGVKRPIRREIGSGETCAFMRSETSVSEWKRAKKALSEPSRKKKSEE; translated from the exons ATGGAGGGCGGCGGCGGCGTTAGGCTTCATGTCGGAGGATTAGGAGAAAGCGTCGGGAGAGACGATCTTCTCAAGATCTTCTCTCCCATGGGTTCCGTCGAAGCTGTCGAATTTGTCAGGACCAAAGGTCGCTCCTTTGCTTACATCGACTTCTCTCCCGCCTCCGAGAACTCACTCACTAAGCTCTTCTCCACG TACAATGGATGTAAGTGGAAAGGAGGGAAGCTGCGGCTGGAGAAAGCCAAAGAGCATTACATGGCTCGCTTGAAGAGGGAATGGGCAGAGTCAGCTTCTGTTTCTGCTTCTTCTGATGACACTGTTAAAGCCCCCGAGGAGTCACCTCCTTCCACTCACCTTAACATCTTCTTTCCCAGACTCAGAAAG GTGAAAGCTATGCCACTAAGTGGAACTGGCAAACATAAGTATAGCTTCCAGCGTGTTGCGGTGCCGTCTCTTCTTCCCAAGACTTTTTGCGATTGTGAAGAGCATTCTGCTTCTCTCACGCCTCAGGAAACTCATGCCCGTGATGTGGAAGCGCTTAATGTGGGGATAAACGTAGAAGAGGTGAATATTATGAACTCCGTGATGAATAAGCTTCTTCAGAAAGACGACAGCGTCATCAGTGAGAAAGATGACATCATCGTAGATACCAAAGATAACATTTTGATCAATGTGGTATCTAATGGGAAGGACATGATGGACGCTGAGCTGAGTAACTTGTCAAGAAAACGG AAATCAATGCTCGATCAAACACCAGCAGAAGGATATACTGAGGGACAGAAGGGGAACCACCTTCATCCAAACAAGAAGAGGCAGCCAATCATCCCAGAGGGAAGTGGAAGACAGGAAGGTTCACAGGCCATACGTGAAAAGAAGAAACCTTCTGAAGTCGATCCGGATGAACCAAGCAGAACAACAGGCGTCAAGAAGGCGAATGACAATATTTCCTGGTCTCAAAAGTCTTCCTGGAAAGCACTTGTGGCCAATGGAAACAGCAGTAACTTTAGCGTATCCAGTTTCTTGCCGGATGTTAGCTCCAGTAAAGCAGTACAACCTGCATCAGACACCGACGTTGAAGGTTCAGACCACTCAGAGTCAGAAGATACTGACGTTGTAGATTCAGACCACTCAGAGTCAGAAGATGATGACGTTGAAGGTTCAGACCACTTAGAGTCAGAAGATGCTGACGTTGTAGTTTCGGACCACTCAGGGTCAGAAGATGCTGACATTGAAGGTTCATACCACTCTGAGTCAGAAGATAATGACGGTGTAGGTTCAGACCACTCAGAGTCAGAAGATGCTGATGTTGACGGTTCAGAA CACTCAGTGTCAGAAGATACTGACGTTGCTGACATAAATGTGGATGCTGAAACAGAGGAACTTGCAGCAAGCACCGAGGGCGACAGTGAGGATGGAAGTTTGAACGTGGAAGAGGATGAGAATGCAGCAGAGAATTTGAATGCAGAAAATGAAAGCTTAGATCATGATATGGACGAAGAAGAGACAGAGAAAGGACAATTGGAAGCTTCTAAGAAGTCAGCAGGAGGTTCATTATGGCTTCAGAAGGCTTCTTGGACTCAGCTGGTTAGGGACCAGAATGCTTCATTCAGTATTACTCAACTCTTCCCGAATTTACCTCCTGAGAAGACCGAAGCAGATAGAGTGAACAACAGTGGAGATGGCCAGTTCACCTACTCTAACCAGAGTGGAAGTGCCAATGGTGTCGAGGCTGCGGGAGTCCACGGGGCTAGTAGTAGTACCCCTCTGAGAAGTTTAAAAGAGAATCAGCAGACTCTGAAGGCTAAGAATGTGAGTGGAGGAAGTAGATTGGGTGTGAAGAGGCCGATTAGGAGAGAGATTGGATCAGGGGAGACTTGCGCTTTTATGAGAAGCGAGACTTCTGTGAGCGAGTGGAAAAGGGCTAAGAAGGCATTGAGCGAGCCAAGCAGAAAGAAGAAAAGTGAAGAATGA
- the LOC106315506 gene encoding phototropin-2 isoform X2 — protein sequence MERPRAPPSIFTDLEPLSERKSLEVFNPSSGKEVNGSASASSSSKPHDENGKGSSSKWMEFQDTAKLAERTAEWGLSAVKPDSGEDGISFKVSSEVDRSKTSRRSSEESSSSESGAFPRVSQELKTALSTLQQTFVVSDATQPHCPIVYASSGFFTMTGYSSKEIVGRNCRFLQGPDTDQKEVAKIRDAVKNGKSYCGRLLNYKKDGTPFWNLLTITPIKDDQGNTIKFIGMQVEVSKYTEGVNDKALRPNGLSKSLIRYDARQKEKALDSITEVVQTVRHRKSQVRDSVSNDVMVTPGSTTTTTPVRQAIQPDEASKSARTPGRVSTPAKSKSKSLDAPSVEPEELMLSTEVIEPRDSWDRLERERDIRQGIDLATTLERIEKNFVISDPRLPDTPIIFASDSFLELTEYTREEILGRNCRFLQGPETDQATVQKIRDAIREQREITVQLINYTKSGKKFWNLFHLQPMRDQKGELQYFIGVQLDGSDHVEPLRNRLSERTEMQSSKLVKATATNVDEAVRELPDANMRPEDLWAAHSKPVYPLPHKKESTSWKAIQKIQASGETVGLHHFKPIKPLGSGDTGSVHLVELKGTGELYAMKAMEKTMMLNRNKVHRACIEREIISLLDHPFLPTLYASFQTSTHVCLITDFCPGGELFALLDRQPMKFLSEDSARFYAAEVVIGLEYLHCLGIVYRDLKPENILLMKDGHIVLADFDLSFMTACTPQLIIPPAPSKRRRSKSQPLPTFVAEPNAQSNSFVGTEEYIAPEIITGSGHTSAIDWWALGILLYEMLYGRTPFRGKNRQKTFANILHKDLTFPSSIPVSLVGRQLINMLLNRDPSSRLGSKGGTNEIKQHAFFRGINWPLIREPSTIGSTVAYNRERSESQRYKLGR from the exons ATGGAGAGGCCAAGAGCCCCTCCGTCTATCTTCACGGATTTAGAGCCATTAAGTGAACGCAAATCCCTTGAGGTTTTCAACCCCTCGAGTGGTAAAGAGGTAAACGGATCAGCTTCAGCTTCTTCTTCATCAAAGCCTCACGATGAAAATGGAAAAGGAAGCAGCAGTAAGTGGATGGAGTTTCAAGATACTGCAAAGTTAGCAGAGAGAACTGCCGAGTGGGGTTTATCAGCTGTTAAGCCTGACTCAGGAGAAGATGGCATTAGTTTCAAGGTGTCTAGTGAAGTGGACCGAAGCAAGACGTCTAGGAGGTCATCTGAAGAATCATCATCTTCTGAATCTGGGGCCTTTCCTAGAGTGTCGCAGGAGCTCAAAACCGCTCTTTCCACGTTGCAGCAGACTTTTGTCGTCTCTGATGCTACACAGCCACACTGTCCCATAGTATATGCCAGCAGTGGATTCTTCACCATGACTGGTTATTCTTCGAAAGAGATTGTTGGAAGAAACTG CCGGTTTCTGCAAGGGCCTGACACAGACCAGAAAGAGGTTGCCAAAATCAGAGATGCTGTCAAGAATGGAAAGAGTTACTGTGGAAGGCTCTTGAACTACAAAAAGGACGGAACTCCCTTTTGGAATCTTCTCACAATCACTCCTATTAAGGATGACCAAGGCAACACCATCAAATTCATTGG GATGCAGGTTGAAGTAAGCAAATACACAGAAGGCGTGAACGATAAAGCATTGAGGCCTAATGGACTCTCCAAATCCCTGATCCGATATGATG CTCGCCAGAAGGAGAAAGCTTTGGATTCCATTACTGAGGTCGTGCAAACAGTGAGACATCGCAAGTCTCAAGTGCGAGATTCAGTGAGCAATGATGTAATGGTGACGCCTGGTAGTACTACTACCACTACACCTGTTAGACAAGCTATACAACCAGATGAGGCTTCAAAGTCAGCCAGAACACCTGGACGTGTTTCTACTCCAGCGAA GTCAAAGAGCAAATCACTTGATGCTCCTAGTGTGGAACCTGAAGAATTGATGTTGAGCACAGAAGTAATAGAGCCGAGGGACAGTTGGGACCGTTTAGAAAGAGAAAGGGATATTCGTCAAGGGATTGATCTGGCTACCACTCTTGAGCGCATAGAGAAGAATTTCGTCATCAGTGATCCTCGTCTTCCTGATACTCCTATT ATATTTGCATCAGACAGCTTTCTTGAACTGACAGAGTATACACGTGAGGAAATTTTGGGGAGAAACTGTCG GTTTCTTCAGGGGCCAGAGACAGATCAAGCGACTGTCCAGAAGATAAGAGACGCAATTAGAGAGCAAAGGGAGATAACTGTCCAGTTGATAAACTACACGAAGAGCG GAAAGAAATTCTGGAACTTATTCCACTTGCAACCTATGCGTGATCAAAAG GGAGAGCTTCAATACTTCATCGGTGTGCAGCTTGATGGAAGTGATCATGTGGAACCTCTCCGAAACCGTTTATCTGAGAGAACAGAGATGCAGAGTTCTAAACTG GTGAAAGCTACAGCAACAAATGTAGATGAAGCTGTCAGAGAACTTCCAGATGCTAATATG CGGCCTGAAGACCTGTGGGCTGCACACTCAAAACCTGTCTATCCTTTGCCTCACAAGAAGGAGAGTACGTCCTGGAAAGCAATACAGAAG ATCCAAGCAAGTGGAGAAACAGTAGGACTACACCATTTCAAGCCAATAAAACCGTTGGGCTCTGGTGATACTGGCAG TGTCCATTTGGTTGAACTGAAAGGCACAGGTGAGTTGTATGCCATGAAGGCAATGGAGAAAACCATGATGTTGAATCGTAACAAG GTTCACAGAGCATGCATCGAAAGAGAAATCATTTCCCTTCTGGATCATCCTTTCCTTCCCACTCTCTACGCTTCCTTTCAG ACATCTACGCATGTTTGTTTGATTACAGACTTCTGCCCCGGTGGAGAGTTGTTTGCACTGCTTGACAGACAACCGATGAAATTTTTGTCGGAGGATTCAGCAAG GTTCTATGCAGCAGAGGTCGTTATTGGCTTAGAATATCTTCACTGCTTAG GAATAGTGTACCGAGACCTGAAGCCTGAAAATATACTGCTCATGAAGGATGGACACATTGTATTAGCAGACTTTGATCTATCATTCATGACGGCCTGCACACCCCAG CTTATTATTCCACCTGCACCTAGCAAACGAAGGAGATCCAAGAGTCAACCATTACCGACATTTGTTGCAGAACCAAACGCCCAGTCAAACTCGTTTGTAGGGACTGAAGAATACATTGCGCCT GAGATAATCACGGGCTCTGGGCATACGAGTGCTATTGATTGGTGGGCACTAGGTATCTTGTTGTATGAGATGCTTTATGGTCGCACACCTTTCAGGGGTAAGAATAGGCAGAAAACATTTGCCAACATCTTGCACAAAGATCTCACCTTCCCCAGCAGTATCCCT GTAAGTCTTGTAGGTAGACAGTTGATCAACATGTTGCTAAATAGAGATCCAAGCAGTCGGTTAGGATCCAAAGGTGGGACAAATGAGATAAAACAGCATGCTTTCTTCCGCGGGATCAATTGGCCTCTCATACGAG AGCCCTCCACCATTGGAAGCACCGTTGCGTATAATAGAGAAAGATCCGAAAGCCAAAGATATAAACTGGGAAGATGA
- the LOC106315507 gene encoding dentin sialophosphoprotein isoform X2 has protein sequence MEGGGGVRLHVGGLGESVGRDDLLKIFSPMGSVEAVEFVRTKGRSFAYIDFSPASENSLTKLFSTYNGCKWKGGKLRLEKAKEHYMARLKREWAESASVSASSDDTVKAPEESPPSTHLNIFFPRLRKVKAMPLSGTGKHKYSFQRVAVPSLLPKTFCDCEEHSASLTPQETHARDVEALNVGINVEEVNIMNSVMNKLLQKDDSVISEKDDIIVDTKDNILINVVSNGKDMMDAELSNLSRKRKSMLDQTPAEGYTEGQKGNHLHPNKKRQPIIPEGSGRQEGSQAIREKKKPSEVDPDEPSRTTGVKKANDNISWSQKSSWKALVANGNSSNFSVSSFLPDVSSSKAVQPASDTDVEGSDHSESEDTDVVDSDHSESEDDDVEGSDHLESEDADVVVSDHSGSEDADIEGSYHSESEDNDGVGSDHSESEDADVDGSEHSESEDTDVADINVDAETEELAASTEGDSEDGSLNVEEDENAAENLNAENESLDHDMDEEETEKGQLEASKKSAGGSLWLQKASWTQLVRDQNASFSITQLFPNLPPEKTEADRVNNSGDGQFTYSNQSGSANGVEAAGVHGASSSTPLRSLKENQQTLKAKNVSGGSRLGVKRPIRREIGSGETCAFMRSETSVSEWKRAKKALSEPSRKKKSEE, from the exons ATGGAGGGCGGCGGCGGCGTTAGGCTTCATGTCGGAGGATTAGGAGAAAGCGTCGGGAGAGACGATCTTCTCAAGATCTTCTCTCCCATGGGTTCCGTCGAAGCTGTCGAATTTGTCAGGACCAAAGGTCGCTCCTTTGCTTACATCGACTTCTCTCCCGCCTCCGAGAACTCACTCACTAAGCTCTTCTCCACG TACAATGGATGTAAGTGGAAAGGAGGGAAGCTGCGGCTGGAGAAAGCCAAAGAGCATTACATGGCTCGCTTGAAGAGGGAATGGGCAGAGTCAGCTTCTGTTTCTGCTTCTTCTGATGACACTGTTAAAGCCCCCGAGGAGTCACCTCCTTCCACTCACCTTAACATCTTCTTTCCCAGACTCAGAAAG GTGAAAGCTATGCCACTAAGTGGAACTGGCAAACATAAGTATAGCTTCCAGCGTGTTGCGGTGCCGTCTCTTCTTCCCAAGACTTTTTGCGATTGTGAAGAGCATTCTGCTTCTCTCACGCCTCAGGAAACTCATGCCCGTGATGTGGAAGCGCTTAATGTGGGGATAAACGTAGAAGAGGTGAATATTATGAACTCCGTGATGAATAAGCTTCTTCAGAAAGACGACAGCGTCATCAGTGAGAAAGATGACATCATCGTAGATACCAAAGATAACATTTTGATCAATGTGGTATCTAATGGGAAGGACATGATGGACGCTGAGCTGAGTAACTTGTCAAGAAAACGG AAATCAATGCTCGATCAAACACCAGCAGAAGGATATACTGAGGGACAGAAGGGGAACCACCTTCATCCAAACAAGAAGAGGCAGCCAATCATCCCAGAGGGAAGTGGAAGACAGGAAGGTTCACAGGCCATACGTGAAAAGAAGAAACCTTCTGAAGTCGATCCGGATGAACCAAGCAGAACAACAGGCGTCAAGAAGGCGAATGACAATATTTCCTGGTCTCAAAAGTCTTCCTGGAAAGCACTTGTGGCCAATGGAAACAGCAGTAACTTTAGCGTATCCAGTTTCTTGCCGGATGTTAGCTCCAGTAAAGCAGTACAACCTGCATCAGACACCGACGTTGAAGGTTCAGACCACTCAGAGTCAGAAGATACTGACGTTGTAGATTCAGACCACTCAGAGTCAGAAGATGATGACGTTGAAGGTTCAGACCACTTAGAGTCAGAAGATGCTGACGTTGTAGTTTCGGACCACTCAGGGTCAGAAGATGCTGACATTGAAGGTTCATACCACTCTGAGTCAGAAGATAATGACGGTGTAGGTTCAGACCACTCAGAGTCAGAAGATGCTGATGTTGACGGTTCAGAACACTCAGAGTCAGAAG ATACTGACGTTGCTGACATAAATGTGGATGCTGAAACAGAGGAACTTGCAGCAAGCACCGAGGGCGACAGTGAGGATGGAAGTTTGAACGTGGAAGAGGATGAGAATGCAGCAGAGAATTTGAATGCAGAAAATGAAAGCTTAGATCATGATATGGACGAAGAAGAGACAGAGAAAGGACAATTGGAAGCTTCTAAGAAGTCAGCAGGAGGTTCATTATGGCTTCAGAAGGCTTCTTGGACTCAGCTGGTTAGGGACCAGAATGCTTCATTCAGTATTACTCAACTCTTCCCGAATTTACCTCCTGAGAAGACCGAAGCAGATAGAGTGAACAACAGTGGAGATGGCCAGTTCACCTACTCTAACCAGAGTGGAAGTGCCAATGGTGTCGAGGCTGCGGGAGTCCACGGGGCTAGTAGTAGTACCCCTCTGAGAAGTTTAAAAGAGAATCAGCAGACTCTGAAGGCTAAGAATGTGAGTGGAGGAAGTAGATTGGGTGTGAAGAGGCCGATTAGGAGAGAGATTGGATCAGGGGAGACTTGCGCTTTTATGAGAAGCGAGACTTCTGTGAGCGAGTGGAAAAGGGCTAAGAAGGCATTGAGCGAGCCAAGCAGAAAGAAGAAAAGTGAAGAATGA